From a single Bacillus gobiensis genomic region:
- a CDS encoding type 2 periplasmic-binding domain-containing protein gives MRSRWTNAALFSELTGYIPVTKEAAETDRIKKLWNDQPEYRVAFDQLEYAFPRPGMKGYGEIKIKIEDEMRKALVDTTVPPEQAVQSAAKEVQKLLDEGQQ, from the coding sequence GTGCGGAGCCGGTGGACAAATGCTGCCTTATTCAGTGAATTAACCGGATATATTCCCGTCACAAAAGAAGCCGCTGAAACAGATCGCATTAAGAAGCTGTGGAATGACCAACCGGAGTATCGCGTGGCGTTTGACCAGCTGGAATATGCCTTCCCCCGACCGGGAATGAAAGGCTACGGAGAAATAAAAATAAAAATCGAGGATGAAATGAGAAAAGCTCTTGTTGACACAACTGTACCACCTGAACAGGCCGTCCAGTCAGCAGCGAAGGAAGTCCAAAAATTACTGGATGAAGGTCAGCAATAA
- a CDS encoding permease, with protein MKKYFRAFFLELTGVSLVVLIIILLFTGDRFFTPGTIPPVLLNINTIFLSILLEAIPFILLGAFASSLIQLFISEKFLRKLLPKHPIAALVPAALVGALIPVCECAIIPVVRRLIQKGMPLHLGVVILSTAPILNPIVAASTYFAFQSNHIILYGRMGVAFVCAIVIGAVIYLIFRSSDQLKPSSHHHSHDHSHTHSVSFTGVLRHAGEEFFDMGRYLIIGSLIASLFSTLLDRSVLESVGGHSFLAPAVMMAFAYFLSLCSEADAFVAATFGTTFTYGSIIAFLVYGPILDLKNTVMMFAYFKTRFVLAFLVVVTVIVYGTIIILQ; from the coding sequence ATGAAAAAATACTTTCGCGCATTTTTTCTTGAATTAACTGGAGTTAGCTTAGTGGTTCTTATCATTATCCTTCTTTTTACTGGGGACAGGTTTTTTACACCAGGAACAATTCCTCCTGTACTTCTAAATATAAATACGATCTTTTTAAGTATTCTGCTGGAGGCCATTCCTTTTATTTTGCTTGGCGCATTTGCTTCTTCTCTCATTCAGCTGTTTATTTCTGAAAAATTCTTACGAAAACTCCTACCGAAACATCCGATTGCGGCGCTTGTTCCTGCTGCTCTTGTTGGAGCTCTCATTCCTGTTTGCGAATGTGCCATTATACCTGTCGTCAGACGGTTAATTCAAAAAGGGATGCCCTTGCATTTGGGAGTCGTTATTTTGTCAACGGCACCTATTCTCAATCCAATTGTTGCAGCTTCAACCTATTTTGCTTTTCAATCTAATCACATCATTTTATATGGACGAATGGGAGTCGCGTTTGTTTGTGCAATTGTGATTGGCGCTGTTATCTATTTGATATTCCGATCAAGTGATCAATTAAAGCCGAGCAGCCACCATCACAGTCACGATCATTCTCATACTCATTCAGTAAGTTTCACAGGCGTACTCCGGCATGCGGGCGAAGAATTTTTTGATATGGGACGTTATTTAATTATCGGTTCGCTTATAGCCAGTTTATTTTCAACTCTTCTTGATCGAAGCGTATTAGAGTCAGTTGGAGGGCATTCATTTCTTGCACCAGCTGTCATGATGGCATTTGCTTACTTCCTTTCGCTCTGCTCGGAAGCCGATGCTTTTGTCGCTGCCACCTTTGGAACGACATTTACGTATGGTTCGATTATTGCTTTTTTAGTGTATGGTCCTATTCTTGATTTAAAAAATACAGTTATGATGTTCGCTTATTTTAAGACCCGGTTTGTCCTTGCGTTTCTTGTTGTCGTAACCGTCATTGTTTATGGAACCATTATTATTTTGCAGTGA
- a CDS encoding TIGR03943 family putative permease subunit, with protein sequence MTQFHESLRGIILVGFALLLINLIVSEKLANFISPKMHIYVYIALFIFLLLGFILILSSSSEMNAHQCGCAGDHSVPKTIFGSIFVYSLFIFPLVTGFLFSDHILTNDAAIKRGHKYGEGIFSSTSNGNPPSDPNLTSLEAKKIILLTNENFLPVLDQIERNLQHFVGKKVQLEGFVYREPDFTKDQIVVARFGVSCCTADAVVFGMAVNGDSLSSLSNDTWIRVKGTIDVLHYNDSELPVIVDPTVEKIDTPSQPYVYDTYEQNE encoded by the coding sequence GTGACGCAATTTCATGAAAGTTTGCGCGGGATTATCCTTGTTGGTTTTGCCCTTTTGTTGATCAATCTGATTGTATCCGAAAAGCTCGCAAATTTTATTTCTCCTAAAATGCATATCTATGTTTATATTGCATTATTTATCTTTTTATTGCTTGGTTTTATTCTCATACTTAGCAGCAGTTCTGAAATGAATGCCCACCAATGCGGTTGCGCAGGCGATCACAGCGTTCCAAAAACAATTTTCGGCTCAATCTTTGTCTATAGTTTGTTTATTTTCCCACTGGTTACCGGCTTCCTGTTTTCCGATCATATATTAACAAATGATGCTGCCATCAAACGCGGACATAAATACGGGGAAGGGATATTCTCTAGCACCTCCAATGGAAATCCTCCATCAGATCCTAATCTTACAAGTCTTGAAGCCAAAAAAATAATTCTCTTGACGAATGAAAATTTCTTGCCTGTATTAGATCAGATTGAGAGAAACCTTCAGCATTTCGTCGGGAAAAAAGTTCAATTGGAAGGATTTGTATACCGGGAGCCTGATTTTACAAAGGATCAGATTGTTGTCGCTCGTTTTGGAGTCAGCTGCTGCACAGCAGACGCCGTCGTATTTGGGATGGCGGTAAATGGAGATTCTCTTTCATCACTTTCAAATGACACATGGATCAGAGTAAAAGGCACAATCGACGTATTACATTATAATGACAGTGAGCTTCCAGTGATCGTTGATCCGACGGTTGAAAAAATTGATACCCCGAGTCAACCTTATGTTTATGATACGTATGAACAAAATGAATAA
- the rpsN gene encoding 30S ribosomal protein S14, translating to MAKKSKIVKEKKRQAMVAKYAELRKELIEKGDYEALRKLPRDSSPTRLKNRCEITGRPRGYLRKFKMSRIAFRELAYKGQIPGVKKSSW from the coding sequence TTGGCGAAAAAATCAAAAATAGTAAAAGAAAAAAAGAGACAGGCAATGGTTGCGAAATATGCAGAGCTTAGAAAAGAATTAATTGAAAAAGGCGATTACGAAGCTCTCCGCAAATTGCCGAGAGACTCTTCACCAACGAGGCTTAAGAACCGTTGTGAAATAACAGGCAGACCAAGAGGATATCTCCGCAAATTCAAAATGTCGAGGATCGCTTTCCGGGAGCTTGCCTACAAAGGCCAAATCCCCGGCGTGAAAAAATCAAGCTGGTAA
- a CDS encoding SDR family NAD(P)-dependent oxidoreductase — MNSLKGKIALVTGGSRGAGKAIAIELGKAGAVVYVTGRSTKRSSPHDFPGTIEDTAAEIQAAGGKGIGVVCDHTNAANVEELIKRIDQEQGRLDILVNNVWGGNELSIDAAPFWELPLEHWDNMFTSGVRAQLTANYFAIPLLRKNRKGLIVHTSFWDHDKYIGNFYYDLSKNALNRMAYGLSVELKNDNIAVVAVSPGFMRTELVLKSFQTDEDHWQKITELASSETPHYVGRAVAALAGDPQILSKTGQILRAGDLAKEYQFTDIDGRVIPPFEI; from the coding sequence ATGAATTCGTTAAAAGGTAAAATCGCCTTGGTCACCGGAGGAAGTCGCGGAGCAGGCAAAGCAATCGCGATAGAATTAGGAAAAGCCGGAGCAGTTGTTTATGTCACTGGCAGGAGCACAAAACGATCATCTCCGCATGATTTTCCTGGAACGATTGAGGATACTGCAGCCGAAATACAAGCTGCAGGCGGAAAGGGGATTGGAGTAGTTTGTGACCATACAAATGCGGCAAATGTTGAAGAATTGATAAAGCGGATTGATCAAGAACAAGGCAGGCTGGACATTCTTGTTAACAACGTGTGGGGCGGCAATGAGCTATCGATCGATGCTGCTCCTTTTTGGGAGCTGCCTTTAGAACATTGGGACAATATGTTTACGAGTGGAGTACGTGCTCAGCTCACTGCCAACTACTTTGCAATTCCTTTATTACGAAAAAATCGTAAGGGACTTATTGTTCACACCTCTTTTTGGGATCACGATAAGTATATTGGAAATTTCTATTATGATTTATCTAAAAACGCATTAAACCGGATGGCTTACGGATTATCAGTTGAATTAAAAAACGATAATATTGCGGTAGTTGCTGTATCTCCCGGATTTATGAGAACAGAGCTCGTATTGAAAAGTTTTCAAACCGATGAAGACCATTGGCAGAAAATAACGGAATTAGCGAGTTCTGAGACGCCACACTACGTCGGACGTGCAGTAGCGGCTCTTGCCGGAGACCCTCAGATCCTTTCAAAAACCGGGCAAATTCTGAGAGCCGGAGATTTAGCTAAGGAATATCAATTTACGGATATCGATGGCAGAGTGATACCTCCGTTTGAAATATAG
- a CDS encoding GTP-binding protein, whose amino-acid sequence MNKRIPVTVLSGYLGAGKTTLLNHVLQNRDGLRVAVIVNDMSEINIDAELIKQGGELSRTEEKLVEMSNGCICCTLREDLLIEVEKLAKDGRFDYIVIESTGISEPIPVAQTFSYIDEEMGIDLTQFCRLDTMVTMVDANRFWADYKSGDSLLDRKEAVGDNDLREISDLLIDQIEFCDILILNKCDLVSEDKLNQLEKVLRTLQPEAEIIRTSHGVVDPERILNTRLFDFDKASSSAGWLKELNMGPEQHTPETEEYGISSFVYQSRLPFHTERFYNWIQTMPDNVVRAKGIAWCASRNDLCLLMSQAGTSVTVEPIAYWVASLPKLEREQIIQEEPEILEDWDAEFGDRHTKLVFIGVDLPKEEIIEDLDKCLLTDMEMAQDWSAMTDPFKWQLQRS is encoded by the coding sequence ATGAACAAGAGGATTCCTGTAACCGTGTTAAGCGGATATCTCGGTGCGGGTAAAACGACGTTGTTAAACCATGTTCTGCAAAACCGTGACGGGCTTAGAGTAGCTGTTATCGTTAACGATATGAGTGAGATCAATATTGATGCAGAGCTCATCAAGCAGGGCGGAGAGCTGTCGCGGACGGAGGAAAAGCTCGTTGAAATGTCAAATGGCTGCATCTGCTGTACGCTTCGCGAGGATTTGTTGATTGAGGTTGAAAAGCTCGCCAAAGACGGAAGGTTCGATTACATCGTGATTGAATCAACCGGCATCAGCGAGCCGATTCCCGTTGCTCAAACCTTTTCTTATATCGATGAAGAAATGGGAATTGACCTTACTCAATTTTGCCGGTTGGACACGATGGTTACAATGGTCGATGCCAATCGTTTTTGGGCTGATTATAAATCCGGCGATAGCCTGCTTGATCGCAAGGAGGCGGTTGGTGATAACGATCTTCGTGAAATTTCTGATCTTCTCATTGACCAAATTGAGTTCTGTGACATCCTGATTTTAAACAAGTGTGATCTCGTTTCAGAAGATAAGCTGAACCAGCTGGAAAAGGTATTGCGAACGCTGCAGCCGGAAGCGGAAATCATCCGAACATCACACGGTGTTGTTGATCCGGAGAGAATATTAAATACTCGCTTGTTTGATTTTGACAAAGCAAGCAGCTCAGCAGGCTGGCTGAAAGAACTGAATATGGGTCCTGAGCAGCATACTCCTGAAACAGAGGAGTACGGAATTTCCTCCTTTGTTTATCAAAGCCGGTTGCCGTTTCACACAGAACGCTTTTACAATTGGATTCAGACGATGCCTGATAATGTGGTCAGAGCAAAAGGAATTGCCTGGTGCGCAAGCAGAAACGACCTTTGCTTATTGATGTCACAAGCAGGAACTTCTGTTACGGTTGAACCGATTGCTTATTGGGTTGCCTCTTTGCCGAAGCTGGAGAGAGAGCAGATTATCCAGGAAGAACCGGAAATCTTAGAGGATTGGGACGCTGAATTTGGAGATCGCCATACGAAACTTGTATTTATCGGCGTAGACCTGCCGAAAGAAGAGATTATAGAAGACCTTGATAAATGCTTATTGACCGATATGGAAATGGCTCAAGACTGGTCAGCCATGACAGATCCATTCAAGTGGCAGCTGCAAAGGTCATAG
- a CDS encoding helix-turn-helix transcriptional regulator produces MRGDRLISIILNLQNKGRLTTKELAEQLEVSERTIHRDMEALSRSGIPVVADRGKRGGWRLLDNYETKLTGLKETEIGALFIGPSLHLLHDLGLANSSKEARNKLIASLPSIYREYAKSVWERIYIDNSTWKDKKEKVDSFEILKEAIWNDNQLKILHRKPDGEIKESNVNPLGLVAKGSVWYLIASRSGVIRSYRASRIMSATPLQETFIRPIEFNLADYWEESKKEFIEKLPSYQVEAEAAPSIIPRLRFTGRFIQSIEVEELSISAWKKIAFTFDTEEEAAAYLLGYGDQIKVNKPKQLQEKIRKMAEAVVELYEEIKTDN; encoded by the coding sequence ATGAGAGGAGATCGGTTGATTTCAATCATTTTAAATCTGCAGAACAAAGGTCGCTTAACGACAAAGGAATTAGCAGAGCAACTAGAAGTTTCAGAACGAACCATTCACCGAGATATGGAAGCGCTTAGCAGATCAGGAATTCCAGTAGTCGCAGACCGGGGGAAACGAGGCGGCTGGCGATTACTGGACAATTATGAAACGAAATTAACAGGATTAAAGGAGACTGAAATTGGCGCTTTATTTATTGGTCCGTCACTTCATTTGCTTCATGATCTTGGGCTGGCTAATTCTTCAAAAGAAGCGAGAAATAAATTAATAGCTTCCCTTCCTTCTATCTATCGCGAGTATGCCAAAAGTGTATGGGAGCGGATCTACATTGACAACAGCACCTGGAAGGATAAAAAAGAAAAAGTTGATTCATTTGAAATATTGAAAGAAGCAATTTGGAATGACAATCAATTGAAAATCTTACACCGCAAGCCAGACGGTGAAATAAAAGAATCGAATGTTAATCCACTTGGGCTCGTTGCCAAGGGGAGTGTTTGGTATCTTATCGCATCCAGATCAGGTGTCATACGATCCTATCGTGCATCCCGAATTATGAGCGCAACTCCACTGCAAGAAACGTTTATCCGCCCAATCGAATTTAATTTAGCTGACTACTGGGAAGAATCAAAAAAAGAATTTATTGAGAAATTGCCTTCCTATCAAGTGGAAGCAGAAGCAGCACCGTCAATTATTCCACGTTTAAGATTTACTGGCCGTTTTATTCAATCTATCGAAGTAGAAGAGCTTTCGATATCAGCGTGGAAGAAGATAGCCTTTACGTTCGATACAGAAGAGGAAGCGGCGGCCTACTTACTAGGTTATGGTGACCAAATTAAAGTAAACAAACCAAAACAGCTGCAAGAAAAAATACGGAAGATGGCAGAAGCTGTTGTGGAATTATATGAAGAAATCAAAACAGATAATTAG
- the rpmG gene encoding 50S ribosomal protein L33: MRVNITLACTETGDRNYITTKNKRTNPDRLELKKYSPRLKRYTLHRETK, translated from the coding sequence ATGAGAGTAAATATTACATTAGCTTGTACAGAAACCGGAGACCGTAACTATATAACGACGAAAAATAAACGAACAAACCCTGATCGTTTGGAGTTGAAAAAATATTCTCCACGTTTAAAACGATACACACTGCACCGGGAAACAAAATAA
- a CDS encoding nucleoside recognition domain-containing protein → MLETSAISDERVALIGLESAGKTTLFSRMSMNKSGDETNVKGSSYSIRINRLDHMLIVDTPGIRMSEKDSNEIALKEIRQSDKIILVARGTHFQDEIKALLPLIKVTNKPFIVVVTYADKMRENDKQQLKELLLKEKLPLFLLDTRLLREDQRKLLMEFVTSQKVWTEKQLNHLAELKLANVEPRQLLFDRPLTGPMLSICTLISMFLFPVWIAYQLSSVLQPLFDQYLLSEVLKLFENSPALIQTIMIGDYGLLTLGIYSFIWAFPVVFLMGVSTAIADETGIKDRIIDSLAPITRRIGIDSHDLVPVLSGFGCNVVAVYQSRNCSACTRKQCVSMISFGSACSYQIGATLSIFNSAHSTWMFFPYILTLTFAGIIHKRIWFHNKAFDTGSRPIPRRTFLQKPTWLGTFFRLKNDVKQFSLQAMPIFIFICFVASFLQTFHVIQVFSIIFHPLLALLQLPAEAASGLAFSMIRKDGILLFNQGQGDFLSQLSCSQLFLLVFLSSTLTACLVTMMTIAKEFGLKNAIQFIYRQVITSVCFAMCFLLVFKLFE, encoded by the coding sequence ATGTTAGAAACTTCGGCGATAAGCGATGAACGTGTTGCTTTAATCGGCTTAGAATCCGCTGGGAAAACGACGCTTTTTTCACGTATGAGCATGAACAAGTCTGGTGATGAGACAAATGTGAAAGGATCCAGCTATTCGATCCGGATAAATCGTCTTGATCATATGTTAATCGTTGATACACCTGGTATAAGGATGTCTGAAAAAGATTCAAATGAAATCGCCTTAAAAGAAATCCGACAATCAGATAAAATCATTCTTGTAGCCAGAGGAACACATTTCCAAGACGAGATAAAGGCATTATTGCCATTAATTAAGGTGACAAATAAGCCGTTTATTGTCGTCGTCACCTATGCAGATAAAATGAGAGAAAACGATAAACAGCAGCTAAAGGAGCTGCTGTTAAAAGAAAAGCTGCCTTTATTTCTCTTAGATACAAGGTTGTTGAGAGAGGATCAGAGAAAGCTTTTGATGGAATTCGTAACAAGCCAAAAAGTATGGACAGAAAAACAATTAAACCATTTGGCTGAACTAAAGCTGGCAAATGTAGAGCCCCGTCAGCTGCTGTTTGACCGTCCTTTAACTGGTCCAATGCTTTCCATCTGTACATTGATCAGCATGTTTCTTTTTCCGGTGTGGATCGCTTATCAACTTTCTTCTGTACTGCAGCCCTTATTTGATCAGTATTTACTTTCTGAAGTATTGAAACTATTTGAGAATTCGCCGGCTTTGATCCAAACCATTATGATTGGTGATTATGGGCTGTTGACGCTCGGGATCTATTCGTTTATTTGGGCGTTCCCAGTCGTATTTTTAATGGGTGTAAGTACAGCGATTGCAGATGAGACTGGCATAAAAGATCGAATCATTGATTCGCTTGCGCCAATAACGAGAAGAATTGGCATTGACAGCCACGATCTTGTCCCGGTATTAAGCGGGTTTGGCTGTAATGTGGTCGCCGTTTATCAAAGCAGAAACTGCAGTGCTTGTACTCGGAAGCAATGTGTCTCAATGATCTCATTCGGCTCGGCCTGCAGCTATCAGATTGGCGCGACCCTGTCTATATTTAACTCTGCACACTCGACTTGGATGTTTTTTCCTTATATTTTGACGTTAACATTTGCCGGGATCATTCATAAACGAATTTGGTTTCACAATAAAGCTTTTGATACAGGGTCACGTCCAATACCTAGACGGACTTTTTTACAAAAGCCTACCTGGTTGGGAACGTTTTTCAGGCTAAAAAATGACGTAAAGCAATTTAGTTTACAAGCTATGCCTATTTTTATCTTCATCTGCTTCGTCGCTTCTTTCCTGCAAACCTTTCATGTGATCCAAGTATTTTCCATTATATTCCATCCGTTGCTTGCTCTTCTTCAGCTGCCCGCAGAAGCAGCTTCAGGCTTGGCATTTTCCATGATCCGAAAAGATGGGATCCTGCTCTTTAATCAGGGACAAGGTGACTTTTTAAGCCAGCTTTCCTGTTCACAGCTGTTTCTCTTGGTATTTCTATCTTCAACTTTGACAGCTTGTCTCGTTACGATGATGACCATAGCGAAGGAATTCGGACTAAAAAACGCAATTCAGTTTATTTATCGGCAAGTGATTACGTCTGTTTGCTTTGCAATGTGTTTTCTGCTAGTGTTTAAGTTATTTGAATGA
- a CDS encoding NAD(P)/FAD-dependent oxidoreductase → MKKKIVIVGAGPAGIGLGILLKKLKINDFVILERDQVGSTFFNWPNEMKLLTPSFTGHGFGALDLNAITPETSPAYTFKKEHLTGQEYGEYLSLLAEHFDLPVYENVNVEHVERKKSFILYTSDGMIEADQLIWAAGEFNFPNARPFEGAGYAIHSSQVQSWEAFEKNEYTIIGGYESGIDAASHLISSGNSATIFSRTEAWKPNEADPSLSLSPYTYERLKTAMATKKLRLIGGSEVTGITKEQSGYQLLLADGATYFSKTKPILATGFLSGAKQIESFFEWREDGLPHLTENDESTIVSNLFLIGPSVRQQAVIFCFIYKFRQRFAVVAKEVITRLGLDCDEKVFDTYRRNQMFLDDLSCCGVECEC, encoded by the coding sequence ATGAAAAAGAAAATTGTAATCGTAGGCGCCGGTCCCGCTGGTATTGGGCTTGGTATCTTGCTAAAAAAATTAAAGATAAATGACTTTGTGATTTTAGAAAGAGATCAGGTTGGATCGACTTTTTTTAATTGGCCAAATGAAATGAAGCTGCTCACCCCCTCCTTCACAGGACACGGCTTCGGGGCTTTGGATTTGAACGCTATTACACCGGAAACCTCACCCGCATATACGTTTAAGAAGGAGCATTTGACCGGGCAGGAGTATGGAGAATACCTCTCCCTGCTTGCAGAGCATTTTGATTTGCCGGTTTATGAAAATGTGAATGTTGAACATGTAGAAAGAAAGAAATCATTTATTTTATACACTTCTGACGGAATGATAGAAGCAGACCAGCTTATATGGGCAGCAGGCGAATTCAACTTTCCAAATGCTCGGCCCTTTGAAGGAGCTGGATATGCAATTCACAGCAGTCAGGTTCAATCATGGGAAGCTTTTGAAAAGAATGAATATACCATTATTGGCGGCTATGAAAGCGGAATTGACGCGGCCTCGCATCTGATCAGCTCCGGAAACTCAGCCACCATTTTTTCACGTACAGAAGCATGGAAGCCGAATGAGGCAGATCCAAGTCTTTCCTTGTCTCCATATACGTATGAAAGGCTAAAAACCGCAATGGCTACAAAGAAGCTTCGGCTTATTGGCGGAAGTGAAGTTACAGGAATCACAAAAGAACAGTCAGGATATCAGCTTCTTTTAGCGGATGGAGCCACTTATTTCTCTAAAACAAAACCAATATTAGCAACCGGCTTTCTTTCCGGGGCAAAACAAATAGAATCTTTTTTCGAATGGAGAGAAGACGGGCTTCCGCATCTTACAGAAAATGACGAATCTACAATTGTATCTAATCTTTTTTTAATTGGACCGAGCGTACGCCAACAGGCAGTTATTTTTTGTTTTATTTATAAGTTCCGCCAGCGCTTTGCTGTTGTAGCAAAGGAAGTGATTACACGGTTAGGTCTCGACTGTGACGAAAAGGTTTTTGACACTTATCGCCGTAATCAAATGTTTTTAGATGATCTTTCTTGCTGCGGGGTGGAGTGTGAATGTTAG
- a CDS encoding Vga family ABC-F type ribosomal protection protein — protein MTILEANYIEKYVRDRMLFKAEQLKIEESDRIGLVGKNGSGKTTLLTILSGNGEADEGTIMTHSTRYLLPQLKEAKSKKSGGEVTKEYIDKALMQKADILFADEPTTHLDTNWMEELENRLKKYRGAIVLVSHDRYFLDQLCTKIWEIDEGSINEYKGNYSSYIKQKELLRKQHQEKYEAYMEKKEQLEKAIQLKERKAAKVTNPSPKKLSTSETREAKPYFAKLQKKMHQNIKALEKRVEKLDEVEKPKKQTAIKMDIPNQEKMKGKTILRATDLSMQFGKRILWKPASFEIKAGEKAAIIGKNGAGKTTLLKQLMHERKEVSLSPSVKLGYFSQNLDILEQEQSILENVMKSSFQEESMVRTVLARLHFLREDVFKPVRVLSGGERVKVAFAKVFLSDMNVLVMDEPTNFLDIEALEALESLLTDYEGTILFVSHDRRFIENIATRIIEISNQSITAFDGGYRDFLERNRESTRDFVKDELLQVETKLSEVISRLSESPTEELDLEFKALVAERKRLQDLKKE, from the coding sequence TTGACGATATTAGAAGCAAATTATATTGAAAAATACGTGAGAGACCGAATGCTGTTTAAGGCGGAGCAGCTGAAAATTGAAGAAAGCGACCGGATCGGACTGGTAGGCAAAAACGGCAGCGGAAAAACGACTTTGTTAACAATTTTGTCAGGAAACGGAGAAGCAGATGAAGGCACAATCATGACACATTCAACCCGTTATCTTTTGCCGCAGTTAAAGGAAGCGAAATCGAAAAAAAGCGGTGGCGAAGTGACGAAGGAATATATTGATAAAGCATTAATGCAAAAAGCTGACATTCTATTTGCAGATGAACCGACGACTCATCTTGATACTAACTGGATGGAAGAGCTTGAAAACCGGCTGAAAAAATACCGGGGAGCCATAGTTCTCGTTTCCCACGATCGATATTTTTTAGATCAGCTCTGCACGAAAATCTGGGAAATTGATGAAGGAAGCATTAACGAATACAAAGGAAACTATTCAAGCTACATTAAACAGAAAGAGCTGTTGAGGAAGCAGCACCAAGAAAAATACGAAGCCTACATGGAAAAGAAAGAGCAGCTGGAGAAAGCGATACAGCTAAAGGAACGAAAAGCAGCAAAAGTGACAAATCCTTCCCCAAAAAAACTGAGTACATCAGAAACTCGGGAAGCAAAGCCTTATTTTGCTAAGCTGCAGAAAAAAATGCATCAGAACATCAAGGCTCTGGAAAAGCGTGTAGAAAAGCTTGATGAGGTAGAAAAGCCGAAAAAACAAACGGCGATCAAAATGGATATTCCGAATCAAGAGAAGATGAAAGGGAAAACGATCCTTCGTGCCACTGATTTATCGATGCAATTTGGGAAACGGATTCTTTGGAAACCGGCTTCTTTCGAAATAAAAGCTGGTGAAAAAGCAGCGATCATCGGCAAAAATGGGGCGGGAAAAACAACCCTGCTTAAGCAACTGATGCATGAACGAAAAGAGGTTTCGCTTTCTCCTTCTGTCAAGCTTGGTTATTTCAGCCAGAACCTTGATATCCTAGAGCAAGAGCAGTCCATCTTAGAAAACGTAATGAAATCTTCATTTCAAGAGGAAAGCATGGTTCGGACTGTATTGGCAAGACTTCATTTTTTACGTGAAGATGTATTTAAGCCGGTTCGTGTGCTCAGCGGCGGCGAGAGAGTGAAGGTGGCTTTTGCTAAAGTATTTTTAAGCGATATGAACGTTCTTGTGATGGACGAACCGACTAATTTTCTCGATATTGAAGCCTTGGAAGCATTAGAGAGCTTGCTTACAGACTATGAGGGAACGATTTTATTTGTATCCCACGACAGAAGATTTATTGAAAACATTGCCACCCGAATAATCGAAATTTCCAATCAGTCTATTACTGCTTTTGACGGCGGTTACAGAGATTTTTTAGAAAGAAACCGGGAGTCAACGAGGGATTTCGTAAAAGATGAATTGCTTCAAGTGGAAACCAAGCTTTCCGAAGTGATCAGCAGACTTAGCGAAAGTCCGACGGAAGAATTAGATCTTGAGTTTAAAGCACTGGTTGCGGAGCGGAAAAGGCTGCAAGATTTGAAAAAAGAGTAG